One genomic region from Chitinophagales bacterium encodes:
- a CDS encoding MBL fold metallo-hydrolase, protein MNIYSIETGFFKLDGGAMFGVVPKTLWSRYHEPDKDNLCTWAMRCMLVEEGNKLILIDTGMGDKQSQKFFSHYQPHGEDSLEGSLKKYGFHPDDITDVILTHLHFDHCGGAVERNKEGKLLPTFKNATYWSNQKHWEWAVNPNQREKASFLKENILPIEESGQLKFIEAGKSPFDFMEFTLANGHTESQLIPEINYKGKTLAYCADLLPSPAHIPIPYVMGYDVRPLVTMDEKDEFLKKALEKDYVLFYEHDPKIECSTLIQTEKGIKAGEKFPFSNF, encoded by the coding sequence ATGAATATTTACAGCATAGAAACCGGGTTTTTCAAACTGGATGGCGGTGCCATGTTTGGCGTAGTGCCCAAAACCTTGTGGAGCCGATACCACGAACCTGATAAAGACAACCTCTGCACCTGGGCCATGCGTTGTATGTTGGTTGAGGAAGGCAACAAACTGATATTGATCGACACAGGAATGGGCGATAAGCAGAGCCAAAAATTTTTCAGCCATTACCAACCACATGGTGAGGATAGTTTGGAAGGCTCACTGAAAAAATACGGCTTTCATCCCGATGATATTACCGATGTGATATTGACCCACCTGCATTTTGATCATTGTGGGGGAGCCGTAGAGCGAAATAAAGAAGGAAAACTACTGCCCACTTTTAAAAACGCCACTTATTGGAGCAATCAAAAACACTGGGAATGGGCCGTGAATCCTAATCAAAGGGAGAAAGCCTCTTTTTTAAAAGAAAATATTCTGCCCATAGAAGAAAGCGGGCAGTTGAAATTTATTGAAGCAGGGAAATCGCCTTTTGATTTTATGGAATTTACTCTGGCCAATGGACACACCGAATCGCAATTGATTCCGGAGATCAATTATAAAGGAAAAACCCTGGCCTATTGTGCCGACCTGCTGCCCTCTCCTGCCCACATCCCCATTCCCTATGTTATGGGCTATGATGTACGGCCACTTGTGACTATGGATGAAAAGGATGAATTCCTGAAAAAGGCTTTGGAAAAGGATTATGTGCTTTTTTACGAGCACGATCCCAAAATAGAATGCAGTACATTAATACAAACTGAAAAAGGAATAAAAGCGGGTGAAAAATTTCCATTCAGCAATTTCTAA